A genomic region of Vicia villosa cultivar HV-30 ecotype Madison, WI unplaced genomic scaffold, Vvil1.0 ctg.001245F_1_1, whole genome shotgun sequence contains the following coding sequences:
- the LOC131634169 gene encoding uncharacterized protein LOC131634169 — translation MLGTSINFSRGRGEDRFYNPPQARRLLHTAENERIRRAHSDVTVSRSVVREKSVDSVDKEKKRESNRVGSEETKKVAAVSSCETEVKRLSNLERFLKSVTPSVHAQHLSKRNTRGFRTCSEEVPPYFVLGDLWESFREWSAYGAGVPLVLNDKDSVVQYYVPYLSGIQIYAQTAKPHVKSRQLGEDSDSDFRDSSSDGSSDCEPARGYREQRNLPHLSDDLLSHWMGGLSVRNQHTLPQDGFSSDDGESVNSQGYLLFEYLERDTPYGREPLADKMMDLAFRFPQLLTLRSCDILSSSWISVAWYPIYRIPMGQTLKDLDACFLTYHSLSTPVGGSQRVQPPVPSHPTEMDGVPKISLPVFGLASYKFKGPLWTPSGGYERQLSNSLLQNADKWLRLLQVSHPDFLFFSR, via the exons ATGTTGGGTACTAGCATCAACTTTTCGCGTGGTCGTGGTGAGGATCGGTTTTACAATCCGCCGCAAGCTCGCCGGTTGTTACACACGGCGGAGAATGAGAGGATTCGGAGAGCTCACAGCGATGTGACGGTTAGTCGGTCGGTGGTGAGAGAGAAATCGGTGGATTCGGTTGACAAGGAGAAGAAACGTGAGAGTAACCGGGTTGGGTCTGAAGAGACCAAGAAAGTAGCTGCTGTGAGTTCGTGTGAAACGGAGGTGAAGCGGTTGAGTAACTTGGAGAGGTTTTTGAAATCGGTTACGCCGTCTGTGCATGCTCAGCATCTTTCTaag AGGAACACGAGAGGCTTTAGGACGTGCAGTGAGGAGGTTCCACCTTACTTTGTTCTTGGTGATTTATGGGAATCATTCAGGGAGTGGAGTGCTTATGGGGCTGGAGTGCCGCTTGTATTAAATGATAAAGATAGTGTTGTTCAATACTATGTTCCTTATCTTTCTGGGATTCAAATTTATGCCCAGACTGCCAAGCCACATGTAAAGTCTAG GCAACTAGGTGAGGATAGTGACAGTGATTTCAGGGACTCAAGTAGTGATGGTAGCAGTGATTGTGAACCTGCTAGAGGATATAGGGAACAAAGGAATCTTCCCCATCTCTCGGATGACTTATTATCTCATTGGATGGGTGGATTATCTGTGAGAAATCAGCATACTCTTCCGCAAGATGGCTTTTCTAGTGATGATGGTGAATCTGTCAATTCTCAGGGCTACTTGCTATTTGAGTATCTTGAACGGGACACTCCTTATGGCCGCGAACCTTTGGCTGATAAG ATGATGGACCTTGCTTTTCGTTTCCCTCAACTGCTGACACTTAGAAGTTGTGATATACTATCATCAAGTTGGATATCTGTAGCAtg GTATCCTATATACCGAATCCCAATGGGTCAGACATTAAAAGATCTTGATGCGTGCTTTCTGACATACCattctctttctacacctgtggGAG GTTCACAAAGAGTGCAGCCTCCTGTACCATCACATCCAACTGAGATGGATGGTGTCCCAAAAATATCTTTACCTGTTTTTGGTCTCGCCTCATACAAGTTCAAGGGACCCCTGTGGACTCCAAGTGGTGGATACGAGCGCCAGTTATCCAACTCTCTTTTACAGAATGCTGATAAATGGTTAAGACTGCTTCAGGTCAGTCACCCAGATTTCCTGTTTTTCAGCCGTTGA
- the LOC131634174 gene encoding putative glutamine amidotransferase GAT1_2.1: MATSDLSLLLPRVLIVSRRTIRKNKFVDFVGEYHLDLIVRYGAVPIIVPRVSGIHTLLESFEPIHGVLLCEGEDIDPSHYDDPELCGLTPEELEAIRELHPSDAAIDKEKDSIELRLAKLCLERNIPYLGICRGSQILNVSCGGTLYQDIEREIGEKNHEFQRVVHMDYLNYDGHRHSINVIENTPLHDWFKDSFVDEKMEIMVNSYHHQGVKRLAERFVPMAFAPDGLIEGFYDPDNYSPEDGKFIMGLQFHPERMRNHDSDEFDYPGCSMAYQEFAKAVVAYEKKLSSSILVPKSPKLNEELEQKRKQIVKSFSVARDMYKSDSHVDVSQSSELKPGADFLQASTALSLQQENRLKQVGATYRNGSSYAQKMKMNQMREKAARNMMSNMSVEQLTELVSFYGLMHQICSETIDRKMNELVVEESMNELVVEES, encoded by the exons ATGGCTACCTCTGATCTCTCATTGCTTTTGCCAAGGGTTCTCATCGTTTCTCGACGTACTATTCGCAAGAACAAATTTGTAGATTTTGTTG GTGAGTatcatcttgatctgattgtaagaTATGGAGCTGTTCCAATCATTGTCCCTAGAGTCAGTGGAATTCACACTCTCTTAGAAAGCTTTGAGCCTATCCATGGTGTTCTTCTTTGTGAAGGTGAGGATATTGATCCCTCTCATTATGATGATCCTGAACTTTGTGGACTTACACCTGAAGAGCTTGAAGCTATAAGGGAGCTTCACCCCAGTGATGCTGCCATTGATAAAGAGAAAGACTCCATTGAGCTAAGGCTTGCAAAACTCTGTCTTGAAAGAAATATACCTTATTTGGGTATATGCAGAGGCTCTCAAATTCTGAATGTTTCATGTGGAGGCACACTTTACCAAGATATAGAAAGAGAGATAGGGGAGAAAAACCATGAGTTTCAAAGAGTGGTTCACATGGACTATCTAAATTATGATGGACATCGGCATTCGATAAATGTTATCGAGAACACCCCTTTGCATGATTGGTTTAAAGATTCTTTTGTGGATGAGAAAATGGAGATCATGGTGAATAGTTACCACCACCAAGGTGTTAAGCGACTGGCAGAAAGATTTGTTCCAATGGCATTTGCTCCAGATGGTTTGATTGAAGGATTTTACGATCCTGATAATTATAGTCCTGAAGATGGAAAGTTTATCATGGGACTTCAGTTTCATCCAGAGAGAATGAGGAACCATGACAGTGATGAATTTGATTATCCTGGATGCAGTATGGCTTATCAG GAGTTTGCAAAAGCTGTAGTAGCTTATGAGAAAAAACTTAGCAGCTCAATACTTGTCCCCAAGTCTCCGAAGCTAAACGAGGAACTTGAGCAAAAGAGAAAACAGATTGTGAAAAGTTTTTCAGTCGCTAGAGACATGTATAAGTCCGATTCTCATGTCGATGTAAGCCAAAGTTCTGAACTTAAACCAGGAGCAGACTTTCTACAG GCAAGTACAGCACTGAGTTTGCAGCAGGAGAATAGGCTAAAGCAGGTTGGGGCAACATATAGAAACGGTTCGAGTTATgcacaaaaaatgaaaatgaatcaGATGAGGGAGAAAGCTGCTAGGAACATGATGTCAAATATGTCAGTGGAACAGTTAACAGAATTGGTGTCTTTTTATGGATTGATGCATCAGATTTGTTCGGAGACAATTGACAGAAAGATGAATGAACTAGTTGTAGAAGAAAGTATGAATGAACTAGTTGTAGAAGAAAGTTGA